The proteins below come from a single Blattabacterium cuenoti genomic window:
- a CDS encoding HesB/IscA family protein translates to MVFISENAKNKLINIMNRKGFSKDMSFIRFGIKNDGCSGMSYELSFDNKKREEDELFKDKEINILIKKNNIPYLKGATLEYSDDLNGKGFYFINPNAKHTCGCGKSFSS, encoded by the coding sequence ATGGTTTTTATATCTGAGAATGCTAAAAATAAACTAATCAATATCATGAATAGAAAAGGATTTTCAAAAGATATGTCATTTATTAGATTTGGGATAAAAAATGATGGGTGTTCTGGTATGTCTTATGAATTATCATTTGATAATAAAAAAAGAGAAGAAGATGAACTTTTTAAAGATAAAGAAATAAATATATTAATAAAAAAAAATAATATTCCTTATTTAAAAGGAGCAACATTAGAATATTCAGATGACTTAAACGGAAAAGGATTCTATTTTATAAATCCTAATGCTAAACATACTTGTGGATGCGGAAAAAGTTTTTCGTCATAA